Below is a genomic region from Scomber scombrus chromosome 3, fScoSco1.1, whole genome shotgun sequence.
ACTACAGAAATGGTGCCAAAGACAGCTAGTCCAGTTACAGTTCCAAGGCTTTCAAGTCCAGCTCCAAATAGTGTAAGTCCTGTGACAGTCCCTAAAACCTCTAGTCCATTGACCATCCCAAAGAGTTCTAGTCCAGAAACAGTTCCCAAGAGTTCTAGTCCATTGCCAATTCCAAGACTTTCGAGTCCAGTTCCAAAGACTGCAAGTCCTATTACAGTCCCGAATATCTCTAGTTCAACAACTGAACCCAAGATTTTTAGTCCAGAAACAGTCCCAAAGGATGCATACCGAGTAATACATCCAAGGCTTTCTAGTCCTCCTAATAGTCCTGCTTCAGTTGTCAGAAAAATGTACACTGTTCCAGATAGCAGTAGTCCCAGAGCTTCGCCAGTTTCACTTGCTGCTCTACCATCAAATAGCCAGTCTTCCCCTCTTACAGAAAAGCAGGGAGGTGAAGCACTGGGTTTATCATGGCCATGTCGGGAGCCTTTATTAGATGATGCCTTAGAAAAACTCCTAGCCCCAGACTCCACCCAACTGGATGAGAACCAGCCACCTGCTTCCATTACGCCTGGAGATGAAGACAGACCTtgggaggaggaagatggaatTTACACTGATTTCAGTCGAGAGGGAACCCTGACACCCATGACTGAATCCAGCTGGATGGATGAGTGTTTCACCCCCTCCACCTGCCCTGGGACACCAGATGCAATGCTGGATCTGCCCACACAGCAGCCGTCTGCTGTTGAGCGACTATCTGCTTCTGGCCAAGTACGAGATTCAACTTGACTCTCCCAAAATAAGCTGCTGGTGTTGAAGCAGGAGAGGCTTTAGGACCCCATGTGGTCTTTCTATTATTTGGCCATTTGGCCTTTCTATCATTTGGCCATGTGGCCTTTCTATTATTTGGCCATGTGGCCTAATGTATTAATTATATCTGACAGTAATGGCAGAATGGCTGTGTCAGATGATCATTCAAGCAGAACATATCTCTAGTTCCTGAAACAAGCTTATTTTGGGAGAGCAGCTCCTACAATTGCACCAGGAGCTGTACATAAGTTCAAAACATAGCGTTTTGATGGAGAAATTCCTCTGTCTATGTGGTGTGATGCATGTAGTGTCATTGCATAGCAATTGTAAAATGGCTTGAGGGAGAAGTCTGCCTGTAGAGGCTTCTTATGGCTTATGTTGAAAGCTTTGCTGAAAGGATGTCTATGCACGCCCTTACTTGCTTCAGTCGACATTGCTGCGTTAGTCACAGGGCCTGGCCTATCCTGTTTATGTAACCAACAGATGACGCAAACAGTATGTTTTAAATCACTGCCTGTGTCAATACATAATTTGACTAAATTGACAAGAAGATTCGACAGtaaggcagattttttttttggctaatACATATATGAACAaagaaagtacatttaaaagtcATGTAAGAACTATACTTCTCTCATCTTTGGCCTTGTTTTGGCACGTGCAGGCTTGCGTGCAAGCATTTTGTGATGGACCTGTGTTGTCTTGACTTCCGTTATCCAGCATGCCTTGCCACAGATACCGGAGCAGTAGAAGTAGTGGAGAATGATTTTGAACAAAAGGCTGTGCTTAGAGTCTGCAAGCAATTTTAATTGGATACACGAGTGCCTGACAAACGAATGCAGAGCTTCATGACAGAAGAATATTCTGGAGCGTTCTTGAGTGTTTTTCCTGTGCTGGGCCTGTCCTGTGTGTGCAACTCAACATGGACTTTCTGGTGAATGGCACAACCTCAGCTTCCCACACCTCCTTATCATCTACTCTCCAGCTCAAGTCGGTTATCCGCCGCACCAAAGAGACCTCCAATGTTCATCCGATGTTCAGGGAGGGACTATTGCGGCGTAAAATGGGACCTGTCATTGTGAATAAGAGCAACTCTCAAGACCGACTCATTGAGGAGCTGCAGGGGAAACTGGGAATTGGGCGAGTGGAGCGCCGGCGTAAACAGCCAGATGATTGGATGACAGAAGGAGTCATCGTGATGTCCAACCCACAGCGAACACGGGAAGAAAGGGCTCAGCCATCTGTGGATAAGGTAGAGACTGAAGGTGCACAGCAGGAGTAGTTAGTACTATTCCTAGACCACGTTAAACCAGTTGGAAATTATATATCCATCTGATGGATTttggtttacttttttttggccTACAGTCAAGGAGCTAACTGGCAAATTTTACACATACGTCACATTGctgtaaaatacagttttttttaaactgttgctttacttctttcttaCCCCTGTGTTTGTACTATACCTTACTTGTTTGCTGTCCTTTCTTGGctgtttcctttctcctttccccCAGATCATCATCCCTCCTGAATCACCTGCCCCACAGAGAAAAGTCCTGTCCCCTCCGCAATCTCCCCCAGCACCCAAAAAGCAGCCCCCAGTCAAGCAGACTCCTCCACCActacctcctccccctccaacccctcctcctcctcgtgaacctacccctcctcctcctcctcgagAACCTACCCCTCCACCTCCTAAGGAGCCTACTCCTCCCCCCAGGGAGCCCACACCTCCCCCCAGGGAGCCCACACCTCCCCCTGTCCAGCCCCCGCCATCACCTAGCCCCCCTCCCAAGCCCGTCACGCCACCTCCGCCTCCCAAAGTGTTTGTATCAGTGGGTTGTCAGACCGAGTACGACCCCATCTTCCCACCAATGCAGGCATGGATCACCTTTTCtcgcctctccctctccttctttctgacCTCGCTTTCCACTTTCTATCATCCATTTTCTTTCACACttgtaacattataacatttgaCTCTTTTGTCTGGTTTGTAGAGTTACTTTGAGTTGTTTTATTTGAGTATGCTTGCAGGTCAGTTGTGCCTCTGTATCTATGTGAGCTACACAATTTGTCTGGTCATCGGGTCTGTTTTTGGCTACTGGTCCTCACGCCAGCTGGAAACAGGTAGCCTCTTTAAAGCTTTGTCTGAAATCCAGTCAGTCCAGGTTATGAGTGGTGCTGACATTAAGCCTAGAGAGACTGAGCCCATTTTCTAATTCTGACATCTGATGCCACCAACAGTTGTGTGTTCAGAGTGGAGTGGAGGGTTTAGGAGCTTAGAGACAAGTTGACCGTATACCCCCATGTTCCCATTACACTAACTGTCCTGCCATGCGCAGGAATGGCAGGCTCGTACTGAAACCTTATCTGCCACATGACAGCACTGTTACCACCACACTTTTAGTATCTCCCACAGGACTTCCCTCAACAGGTCCCACTAGGTTAGGAACCAGCATATCCATGTTGACTACCATGTACCATGACCTCTTTCAGAGTCCTCACTGTCTTCAATGAGGTAGTTTTGGTGAAGAGTTATGCAGTAAAAGATTGACACGAGTAGTGTTTTATATGTCAAAATCCCAGTAAGAAGCCTGGCTATTTTATTTGGTCCAAGATAAGGTGGgtcatattgtgtgtgtgtgtgtgtgtgtgtgtgtgtgtgtgtgtgtgtgtgtgtgtgtgtgtgtgtgtgtgtgtgtgtgtgtgtgtgtgtgtgtgtgtgtgtgtgtgtgtgtgtgtgtgtgtgtgtgtgtgtgtgtgtgtgtggaagaatACATAGACCAGAGATGCTATTTTCTCTCTTAGTGGAATGTAAGAGCTCCAATAACCACACCAACTGAGAAGGTCTGTTACATTACAGTAGTTACATTAGGAATCcagacaaacattcacacacacaatataatcatataatgACCAAAGAGATCAACATGGATTAACACAAATGACATGTAGGTTCTGTGCCATGCAGATTGGTATTCCTATGCTATAGGATTTGCAATCTGTATGTAGTATAAGATATTACTGTTGTGTGACTGTAAAATTGTTCATTGAGGCAAAGACTATTGTACATCACAATTACAACAACATGAAGGATATTTAATAGGTTTACAGGAATATGTAATGTGATGACGTAATTGCCATAATTATGAGAGTATACTAAATGTGAACACAAGAAAACTCAACTCAATGAGCAAAGAGGAACAGTAATAGTTACACCCAAGCCATCAATGGCATTACAAACTATGACTGCAAAAATCACCACAGAGCCATGGCTGAATATCATAAACTTATCAGCTGAAGTACTAGCTGCAGTGCTATTTGTCTACCCCTTGTACATCCTAATAgtataatgaaataattttgGTCCTCCACCTCCATCAGATCCAGTCGCAGGGAAAGACTTCTCCTACTGGTCCACCCAAACCAGCCAACAAGCTGGACAACATGCTGGGAAGCCTGCAATCAGACCTCAACAGACTCGGAGTCCAGACTGTGGCTAAAGGCGTCTGTGGTGCCTGCAAGAAACCCATTGTTGGACAGGTGATGATTAATCATGCACATACAAATAAGTCAGTTGTGCACatactaaaaatatataatgtgttttttattgcataACAAGTTTGTGTGGCACACACAAATTACCAACTGAAACATCATTTAGAATACCCAGTATGGttataaaacatcatcatagcagttttttttgttaagaatTTGGAAAAATGCAGAATGCAGTTAAGATTTATTTTCCCAAGTTAGATGAGATATGCAGTGTCTGCTCATGCTCTGTATATCTCTGTGCTGTGCTGATTGCTTGAGGTCAAAGCCACTCAATTTATCAATAATTCAACCAATAAGTAGCATAATATAAAACTTGCAGTGAACATTCTGTTTTATCAAACTTTCACCTTACGAAgaatttttgcttttaaattaaagttaactAAGGTTAGCTTTTCTCATGTGTGCTACCTCTTAACCTCTATGACTATTTCTGTCAGTAGAAATAGTCCTCTCCAGAGATGCCAGTATCCTCCCTGCAGGTTTTGCATGCAACTTATCAAAAAGGATGAAACTTcaagaatatttttatttgaagaCTCCCAAGTCAAATTATATGAAAGGAAAGACCTCGCTTCACAAGAAAcacatgttttctgtgaatTAACTTAAACtgaaacagaaatgtataattttCTTAAATGTGTTGCCATTCAAAGTTTTGTAAGGAAAGACGTCGCTTCACAAGAAACACGTTTTCTGTGAATTAACTTAAACTGAAAcagaaatatttataattttttttaaatgtgttgccaTTCAAAGTTTTGTTAAaccttaatttaaaaatgtctaatctttgagttattttgtcaacatctgctgctgtttgcctTTCTACCATGTGCTTCTTGCATGCAGAGCACTGTCGATTCTCTGCTGAGCAAGGACTTTCCTTTTGCAGCTCATTTCAATTTAATGCACCATGTGTCCCCACTCCAGGTGGTGACTGCCATGGGCAGAACATGGCACCCTGAGCACTTTGTGTGCACCCACTGCCAAGACGAGATAGGCTCCAGGAACTTCTTTGAGCGTGACGGGCAGCCTTACTGCGAGAAAGACTATCACAGCCTGTTCTCACCAAGATGCCACTACTGTAATGGACCCATACTGGATGTTAGTAATGCAAACataagagcacacacacaaacacacacaaacacacacatacatacactaacacacacacacacaccagcatggATGGGTGgataaagatatttatttattcataactTAATGGATTAGGTCCCTTACTGGAAAGATCACTGCATGGTGGGAATTGCCTTCTTTCTCAAGCTTGAGTTGCCTTCTCTCTCAGTTTTGAACTTCCTTTTGTCATTTGTAGCTCAAATTAATAAGATTACTACTTCTGAAAAAGATTTTGATTCTGGCctatatgtacatatgtatatttaaatcCCTCTTGATTGTGAATTCCTCAGTTGCATTATACGTTTGGTGATACTCAGTAGTATACAGTATTTCCACCTCACCATATTGTCATTTTAGTTGCTCTGTTTTACTTATATAGACAATGATGTTGCTTCttgttcatctttaaaaaaatctctttaataaatatttgtcaACATTGCACCCCCTGGTGGAAAAGACAAGAATCACTTATGATCTTAAAATGTCTAGAGGTTTATagcattgttttaaaatgagtaatGCCTGGCCTGCTACAGGAACTTAACTGTTGAGTAGTTTTTAACCCATATGTTACACAATATGAGTATGAAGCTTCTAAGGAACGCTATCAAGCCTGGAAAACATGAGCTAATAGACATAGTATTCCAGCACCTCCCACACTTCTTCTGTCAACTTTGCCTGCCCCCTACTGGCCTCTGAGTCACTGTTAGTTTATCTTTTGATgacagatatacagtatgtacttgCATGAATGCTGACTTTCCTTTAGAGCAACACATATAATCACTATTTTTTCCCAGTGTTTAAAGGTTGAACTTTTAGAAGAAATTGGTTGATTGAGTCCTGCTTTTGTTTTACAGAAAGTAGTGACTGCTTTGGACAAGACTTGGCATCCAGAGCACTTCTTCTGTGCCCAGTGTGGAAACTTTTTTGGACCTGAAGGTACCAGTCACTCTTCCATTTCCATCACAACACCTGGCTTGTGTAGAATAAGAGAAGGGTTAAAttttcattgtcaaaagaaacaTGCTTAGagggtcagtgtgtgtttttgctgtcCGCTAGGTTTCCATGAGAAGGATGGAAAGGCATTCTGCAGAAAAGATTATTTTGACATGTTTGCCCCGAAATGTGGCGGTTGTGCACGTGCCATCCTGGAGAACTACATCTCTGCTCTCAACTCCCTCTGGCACCCTGAATGCTTTGTCTGCAGGGTGAGTAATGaattacaatgaaaataaatcatatcGTGTTTTCCTCACATAATAAATtattcctcttctctttttctcttttaattccTAGGAGTGCTTTACGCCGTTTGTTAACGGCAGCTTCTTTGACCACGACGGCCAGCCGTACTGCGAGGCGCACTACCACGAGCGGCGTGGCTCACTGTGCTCTGGCTGCCAGAAAGCCATCACTGGCCGCTGCATCACAGCCATGGGCAAGAAGTTTCACCCAGAGCACTTTGTGTGTGCTTTCTGCCTCAAGCAGCTTAACAAGGGCACCTTTAAGGAGCAGAATGACAAGCCCTACTGCCACGGCTGCTTTATTAAACTCTTCAGTTAAATCATGTGTACACCCATGCACACATTTAATTACATGTCTAAATGCAcgtgtggatgtgtgtgcacTCACatgatatgtatgtatgttttttttgagACAGAGGGTGTTATGTTGTGGTGGATCATCATTAGAAGGGTGAAAAATGTCTCTGACTATCAGTTCTTGACTTGACACTGAAGGGATTTCCCTGGCTGTCCAACCTCTCAGGCTTGGCATTTCACACTTTTGctaaagacattttaacagaGCCCAAAGAGATGTTTATTTGAGTTGTATTCCTGCGCTGCGTGCAGCAAAGAAAATATGCTAATTTCcccttgtatgtgtgtatgtataggAGCATATGAGGGTAGCATTTAGACTCCCTCGGAGCCCTGTTTTGTAAATGGTTTTATTCCCCCATTGCAGGGCAAGACTTTGCATTCTATGGTGAAATAGTTTTATGCAGGTAAGCTTGATTGCATGGACCATGGAGAGTTGACTTACAGTAAGCAGTTATGAAATATGTGGAGTGTTGAGTGTTGGATACCCAGTGCTTGCCCAATGAGTGTTGGAATAACCTATgaaaaagatgtatttttttagTCTTGGAAACTGTTGAGGTGCCATTTAAAAGAACCATGAAAACACCccatatatgtatgtacatgcacacagacacacactgaacttCTTCACTTCTTTAAGATACTAGTTCAATCTCTTTGCACACTCCAACCGCAGATCTCTTGATGAGACCGTCTTAAGGTGCATTTTACAGTTTCAGatatgagtttttatttttctactgtCCTATTTTTCCTATGAAAATTAATGCAGATGTTCACATTCATGCTCATGTAACTTCATTTATTCCCAGTGGAACAGTAATCCAACATTTAGTTGCCTTGCAGTTCTTACACAGCTGGTTACTAGTAGATTTATATCACAGATTCCTAAAATAATCATATTGAACTTTCTTTTTCCCGTACCAACTTGgaactttgtttttattttactactGCAAAGTATGTGATGTCATTTATGCCAATAAtgttcaaataaacttttacaagtaatgatgacaaaaatgtaggtcaaaaataataacatgtaCCATGGTCATAAATGTTGAACCTTTGGTgcagttttggttttgttttttaggagAAAAAGAATTCAAAATTTAGAAGAATTCTAttcagaacatttttttcaaatcattttACTGTTGCTACTGTTGTGAATGTATCACTGTATTAAGGCTGGTTCTAAATTTAAAGTTTGGTTGTGTTAACAGACAGTTAGTACAGAATTTGGATTAAAAGCATGCTACTCTATTATGTAGAGTTTTATCAGCACTAGCTGCCAGTTGCTGCTACAATCAGAATCTAAATTTATATACCTGTATTATGCTCGACCTTGTGACTCAACTGTGTTTTGTCACTGTTTTGAtgagaatatatatttttgagcTGTTGGCGCTCACATTGATATGCAAAGAGCTGGCTCTATTGGCATGTAGGCTAACAATAGTTGACCCTGTtactcacaaacacagacacaccagaTTGGATTCCAGTGTGTCAGACTTCCAAGGATACGCAGCcctccatgtttttattatgagtCGTGAACTACGATCCTGCTGTATGAGTTGATATCAGTGTGAGACTCACTGATGGCAGCTGGACGTTTGTGTTAGCTGGTCAGAAATCAGCCTACATTACCAAGCCCCAGCCAAGCCTTtagctacatttattttacaactaAATACTTGTAGCTGTTTTACCAGATATATAAGacattgtgtgatttttttcattttaatttttcttttttttagacaaTATTGCTCTCATTATTTTcagttgcttttgtttttgatcACAAGGTGTGCACAGTGTTAATACACAGTATCCACATCCAgattgtttttactttgagaAGATAATTGCTCTTGTGCCAAATGTTTCAATGCAATAAGGTCGTATACACTGTGGAGTTCTCAGTCTTTCCTGTGATTTGAGTCTTTTATGGGCTGAACTCTGGGAGAAGCTTCATCTACTGTGGTGCATCTGAACTATGAACACGTGAAATTTTACACTGTAGTAGACAAGCCAAGGAGAAATCCTCTGTACTGAGTCATTCAGCAGACAGTATAGTGTACACTTGTAGCTGATTTACAGGAAATAGCTATGTGAACGAGGTTTTTAGAAAGACTTTGAATTCAACATTTGCACCTTCAGTTAAAACTGTATGCTTATGAAAATGAACAGGAATTGATTTAATGTTACCCTGTGTATATTTATCTTCTTCTAGTATATTGTTGCCTTatagtttctgtttctgtcaaagaattctgggaaaaaaatacatgaaagccTTTTACTGTTAATGAGATCAAGTGAACTTTTCTTTGTAAATGGAGAGATTCTTGTATTCttttaacaatttaatttaGTCATGAACCATGAATTTTTCTGGCTTTTTGTGTGGGTGGGGTGTAAGCCTATATGGGTCCTAATTACTGACTGATTAATAAAACTGctgcaaataaaatatgttcTTTATTTCTGGCATCGTTTTGTCTGAGAAGTTTCCCCTTTTCAAACATACTATGAATATTCAGGGTTTTGCATGAATTCAGATCCatttaatcacaaaaaacaaaacactcatTGTTTCACAGGTTGTGAGACTATTAGAAGTTTATATAAGCTGAATTTAAATTACAAGCATTATAAATTAACATGAGCTTTAAAGGTGTTCCGGGCACTTCCAACTGTAGCAGACCCAGAAAACtctggagggattacatatctctcctggcctgggaATGCC
It encodes:
- the LOC133977887 gene encoding paxillin-like, which produces MDDLDALLADLESTTSHISKRPLFLTDENAYSLPVGSQTQQDICSPPQIPPTPSEQTLNGLDETESFSSAQRSPWSRDSSSPTQPLGEEDHVYSFPNKQKGSDSSAGMTLSMGSNLSELDRLLLELNAVQQSTPAFATEEEAAPPLPASSVVHHIQENGVSIAGKVAPPVLEKPKRSVAARGIEDVRPSVESLLDELESSVPTPIPTPLGVSDEQEETPAQQQARMSASSATRELDELMASLSDFKVQSNIQSQGKTSPTGPPKPANKLDNMLGSLQSDLNRLGVQTVAKGVCGACKKPIVGQVVTAMGRTWHPEHFVCTHCQDEIGSRNFFERDGQPYCEKDYHSLFSPRCHYCNGPILDKVVTALDKTWHPEHFFCAQCGNFFGPEGFHEKDGKAFCRKDYFDMFAPKCGGCARAILENYISALNSLWHPECFVCRECFTPFVNGSFFDHDGQPYCEAHYHERRGSLCSGCQKAITGRCITAMGKKFHPEHFVCAFCLKQLNKGTFKEQNDKPYCHGCFIKLFS